A part of Candidatus Acidiferrales bacterium genomic DNA contains:
- a CDS encoding oligopeptide transporter, OPT family has translation MSDSFRPFVPHDSREPEFTLKAVVAGILMAAVFGAANAYLGMKAGQTVAATIPAAVVAIWLFRLPFFRGGVLEQNLTRTAASVGEALVAGAIFTIPAFVLVDLDGQKLWSGFGGHYWEGVVILLAGGLLGIFFIIILRRPLCVDSDLPFPESTASAEIVKAGQATGSAAPRYIFGALGVGALLQLLKDEKGFPVFKETIAGLIRFPKSVIHHFDFSKKPIGDVEHLGAISFSTPSISPALIGIGYIIGPRLAAINFSGGVVAWWILIPLVLFLDPDLPNRFPAGLAAGAPYDLLAYSVWYNIVRPIAVGAMLVGAVYTLYSMRESLFRSLKGAMASAKLSQAEAAGRSRLDVDIPLRWIVISIAALVIPISFIYYHFTQSFAGTLLAALVMTLTGFVLSAIGGYLVGLVGSSNQPVSGLTLSALVVAALVMVAIGVRGLSGLAAVLGVASVVCCACCVSGSLIQDLKAGYLLGGTPWKMQVAEILSVVALSFFLVLPMMWLHEANLSTGGIGGRELPAPQAGLMATLAKGIVGGQMAWGLILMGCLFGVALVMIDAPSPMLIAVGMYLPLETTSAIFLGGVFKWVTDRVAARRAAQDRASIEQRGTLVASGLIAGEAITGIILAGVFLLSGSSMIRLIAGVDTPSFYAAWGGYLSLVASGAIAYGLIKIPLRKPR, from the coding sequence ATGAGTGATTCCTTTCGCCCGTTCGTTCCCCACGATTCCAGGGAACCTGAATTCACGCTCAAAGCCGTTGTCGCCGGCATCCTCATGGCCGCCGTGTTCGGAGCTGCCAACGCCTACCTGGGAATGAAGGCCGGCCAAACGGTCGCCGCCACCATCCCGGCGGCCGTGGTGGCGATCTGGCTCTTTCGTCTTCCGTTTTTTCGCGGCGGGGTGCTCGAACAAAACTTGACGCGAACCGCCGCTTCGGTCGGCGAGGCGCTCGTGGCCGGTGCCATCTTTACGATTCCTGCGTTCGTCCTGGTGGACCTGGACGGGCAGAAGCTCTGGAGCGGCTTCGGCGGCCACTATTGGGAAGGGGTGGTGATCCTGCTCGCCGGCGGGCTGCTCGGCATCTTCTTCATCATCATCCTGCGGAGGCCGCTGTGTGTCGATTCCGATTTGCCGTTTCCAGAAAGCACGGCCAGCGCGGAGATTGTGAAGGCAGGGCAAGCGACGGGCAGCGCCGCGCCGCGCTACATCTTCGGCGCCCTGGGCGTCGGCGCGCTGCTCCAGCTCCTCAAGGACGAAAAGGGTTTCCCGGTCTTCAAAGAGACCATTGCCGGGCTGATTCGTTTTCCCAAGTCCGTCATCCATCATTTTGATTTCAGCAAGAAACCAATCGGCGATGTCGAGCATCTCGGCGCCATTTCCTTCTCTACCCCCTCCATTTCACCCGCGTTAATCGGGATCGGGTACATCATCGGGCCGCGCCTCGCTGCCATCAACTTTTCCGGGGGAGTCGTTGCCTGGTGGATCCTGATTCCGCTGGTCCTTTTCCTTGATCCCGATTTGCCCAACCGTTTTCCGGCGGGGCTCGCTGCCGGCGCCCCTTACGATTTGCTTGCTTACAGCGTCTGGTACAACATCGTGCGGCCGATTGCCGTGGGGGCGATGCTGGTCGGCGCCGTCTATACGCTCTACAGTATGCGCGAATCCTTGTTTCGCTCGCTGAAAGGAGCGATGGCGTCCGCCAAGCTGAGCCAGGCGGAAGCAGCCGGGCGCAGTCGCCTCGATGTGGACATCCCCCTTCGGTGGATTGTGATTTCCATCGCTGCCCTGGTGATACCGATTTCGTTCATCTACTACCACTTCACGCAGAGCTTCGCCGGAACCCTCCTGGCCGCGTTGGTGATGACGTTGACCGGATTTGTTCTCTCAGCCATCGGCGGCTATCTGGTGGGGTTGGTGGGAAGTTCCAACCAGCCCGTGTCCGGATTGACGCTTTCGGCTCTGGTTGTGGCCGCGCTGGTGATGGTGGCGATCGGCGTTCGCGGATTGAGCGGGCTGGCAGCGGTACTCGGCGTGGCTTCGGTGGTTTGCTGCGCCTGCTGTGTTTCCGGCAGTTTGATTCAGGATTTGAAAGCCGGGTATTTGCTGGGCGGCACACCCTGGAAGATGCAGGTGGCGGAAATTTTGAGCGTCGTGGCGCTATCGTTTTTCCTGGTTTTGCCGATGATGTGGCTGCACGAGGCGAATCTTTCGACCGGCGGCATCGGCGGCAGGGAATTGCCCGCACCCCAGGCCGGACTGATGGCCACGCTGGCCAAGGGCATTGTAGGCGGGCAGATGGCCTGGGGCCTCATCCTGATGGGCTGCCTCTTCGGCGTCGCGCTCGTGATGATTGATGCTCCCTCACCCATGCTCATTGCCGTCGGCATGTATCTGCCGCTGGAAACGACTTCAGCGATTTTCTTGGGCGGCGTCTTCAAGTGGGTCACCGATCGGGTTGCGGCCCGGCGTGCCGCGCAAGACAGAGCAAGCATCGAGCAGCGGGGCACGCTGGTGGCATCGGGACTCATCGCCGGCGAGGCCATCACCGGCATCATACTGGCCGGAGTGTTCCTTCTGAGCGGGTCCTCCATGATCCGGCTCATCGCCGGCGTGGATACGCCTTCCTTTTACGCTGCCTGGGGCGGCTATTTGTCGCTGGTTGCCTCTGGCGCGATTGCCTACGGGTTGATCAAGATTCCTCTGCGGAAGCCTCGCTAG
- the ribD gene encoding bifunctional diaminohydroxyphosphoribosylaminopyrimidine deaminase/5-amino-6-(5-phosphoribosylamino)uracil reductase RibD: MAQALELARRGEALASPNPMVGALVVSDGEMVGSGFHTYDGRHHAEALALDQAGERARGATLYLNLEPCSHAGRTPPCVERIIAAGVARVEAAMIDPNPLVSGKGIERLRGAGIRVGLGIAEDEARQLNQTFAKYVRTGLPFVTLKIAMTLDGRITSPDREERWISSAAARAEVQHLRHRHDAILTGSGTIAVDDPELTDRSPVATHPRRRPLLRVILDSRLSISPAARVIQTAAHDVLLLTAVTSTEASKRFSGGSVEIVSVGGEGPYHAVRGEAQVDLKGALKELGRREITSVLVEAGARLSTAFLKAGLVDKMILYYTPKLIGQEGTLPLVARNFSRLAQAPTLHNVTVRQLGDEAVVEGYLRDVYRNH, translated from the coding sequence ATGGCACAGGCGCTCGAGCTTGCCCGCCGGGGCGAAGCTCTCGCCAGCCCTAACCCTATGGTGGGCGCCTTGGTGGTCAGCGACGGAGAAATGGTTGGGAGCGGATTCCACACCTACGACGGCCGGCACCACGCCGAAGCGCTCGCGCTCGATCAGGCCGGCGAACGTGCTCGCGGCGCGACCCTGTATCTCAACCTGGAACCTTGCTCGCACGCCGGTCGAACGCCGCCCTGCGTCGAGCGCATCATCGCTGCCGGCGTGGCGCGCGTCGAAGCGGCGATGATTGACCCGAACCCGCTGGTCTCCGGCAAAGGCATCGAGAGGCTGCGGGGGGCGGGAATCCGCGTCGGGCTGGGAATCGCCGAAGACGAAGCCAGGCAACTCAACCAAACGTTTGCCAAATATGTCCGCACGGGACTGCCCTTTGTCACCCTCAAGATCGCCATGACCCTCGATGGACGAATTACTTCGCCTGACCGGGAAGAAAGATGGATTAGTTCGGCAGCGGCGCGGGCGGAGGTGCAGCACTTGCGCCACCGCCACGACGCCATCCTCACTGGCTCGGGAACGATCGCCGTTGACGATCCTGAGTTGACCGACCGCAGTCCCGTCGCTACCCATCCCCGGCGCCGGCCCCTTCTCCGCGTCATCCTGGACAGCCGGCTGTCCATTTCGCCCGCGGCACGCGTGATTCAAACCGCCGCCCATGACGTTCTTCTTCTCACGGCTGTGACCTCCACCGAAGCAAGCAAGCGATTTTCCGGCGGAAGCGTTGAAATCGTTTCAGTGGGTGGCGAGGGCCCGTACCATGCGGTACGGGGCGAGGCGCAGGTGGACCTCAAGGGCGCTCTCAAGGAGTTGGGCCGGAGAGAAATCACGAGCGTGCTCGTCGAGGCGGGCGCCAGGCTTTCCACAGCCTTCCTCAAGGCCGGTCTGGTGGACAAAATGATTCTCTACTACACGCCCAAGCTGATTGGTCAGGAGGGCACGCTGCCCCTCGTTGCGCGAAATTTTTCTCGCCTTGCCCAGGCGCCCACGTTGCATAATGTCACCGTGCGGCAGCTTGGCGACGAAGCGGTGGTGGAAGGATACCTGCGCGATGTTTACCGGAATCATTGA
- a CDS encoding riboflavin synthase, whose translation MFTGIIEEVGKIDWLATRPEGGRLRVQAPRVAAHLEVSSSIAVNGCCLTVVERGQDWFACDLADETLRRTGFARLATGAPVNLERPLAASSPLGGHFVQGHVDGVGEFLSLDPSGDNWLLRVRVPPEVERYVVGKGSIAIEGISLTVAGLEGSVVEVAIIPFTYQNTNLAALQPGHPVNIECDILAKYVERFLQGKREPAAEPASSRLTMERLREEGF comes from the coding sequence ATGTTTACCGGAATCATTGAAGAGGTAGGGAAGATTGACTGGCTCGCAACGCGGCCCGAAGGCGGCCGCCTCCGGGTGCAGGCGCCGCGGGTGGCCGCTCACCTGGAAGTGAGTTCAAGCATCGCGGTGAACGGTTGTTGCCTCACCGTGGTCGAGCGCGGGCAGGACTGGTTCGCCTGCGACCTGGCCGATGAAACTCTGCGCCGCACCGGCTTTGCGCGACTCGCCACCGGGGCCCCGGTCAACCTGGAACGGCCTCTTGCGGCCTCGAGCCCTCTCGGCGGACACTTTGTGCAGGGGCATGTGGACGGAGTCGGCGAATTTCTCTCGCTCGATCCGAGCGGCGACAACTGGTTGCTCCGCGTCCGAGTGCCGCCGGAGGTCGAGCGCTACGTTGTCGGGAAGGGTTCGATCGCCATCGAAGGCATCAGTCTGACGGTGGCAGGGCTTGAAGGTTCGGTCGTCGAGGTGGCGATCATACCGTTTACCTACCAGAACACGAACCTGGCCGCCCTCCAGCCCGGCCATCCGGTTAACATCGAATGCGACATTTTGGCGAAGTATGTCGAGAGGTTTCTCCAGGGGAAACGGGAACCGGCGGCCGAACCCGCCTCATCCCGGTTGACCATGGAACGTCTGCGCGAAGAAGGTTTCTGA
- the ftsY gene encoding signal recognition particle-docking protein FtsY — MAPTTTMQTLFGSTEERGWLDRLRQAVRSTKQQLAARLEDIVEGGKEIDAALLENLEAGLIGADLGVKTTGEVLEKIRQQVNRQTLKDPHGLKAALKQELLGILESVTKKDGPAPAVPEALPRVIFVVGVNGTGKTTSIGKLAYRLRKDGKQVLICAADTFRAAAIEQLEIWARRIGSEMIRQKPGADPAAVVFDSLAAAVARKTDCVIVDTAGRLHTKSNLMAELEKMKRTAAKLVAGAPHDVLLVIDATTGQNGLAQARVFTERVGVTGIILTKLDGTAKGGIALAIVRELGLPIQYVGTGETLEDLLPFHPKDFIESLFA, encoded by the coding sequence TTGGCGCCGACCACCACGATGCAAACCCTCTTCGGTTCAACGGAGGAACGAGGCTGGCTCGACCGGCTGAGGCAGGCCGTTCGCTCGACCAAGCAGCAATTGGCCGCTCGCCTCGAGGACATCGTCGAAGGCGGCAAGGAAATCGATGCGGCTCTTCTCGAGAATCTGGAGGCCGGGCTCATCGGCGCCGACCTGGGCGTGAAGACGACGGGCGAGGTGCTCGAAAAGATTCGACAGCAGGTCAACCGGCAAACACTCAAAGACCCGCACGGGCTCAAGGCAGCTCTCAAGCAGGAGCTGCTCGGCATTCTCGAGTCGGTTACCAAGAAGGACGGGCCGGCGCCGGCGGTGCCGGAAGCCTTGCCGCGGGTGATTTTTGTCGTCGGCGTGAACGGCACGGGCAAGACGACCTCGATCGGCAAGTTAGCCTACCGCCTCCGCAAGGACGGCAAGCAGGTGCTGATCTGCGCCGCCGATACCTTTCGCGCCGCAGCCATCGAACAACTGGAGATCTGGGCCAGGCGAATCGGTTCTGAGATGATCCGGCAAAAGCCGGGGGCGGACCCGGCGGCGGTGGTGTTCGATTCGCTCGCGGCCGCGGTCGCGCGCAAGACCGATTGCGTCATCGTGGACACCGCCGGCCGGCTCCATACCAAATCGAATCTGATGGCCGAGCTCGAGAAGATGAAGCGCACGGCAGCCAAGCTTGTGGCTGGCGCTCCCCATGACGTTCTGCTTGTCATTGACGCCACCACTGGACAAAACGGCCTGGCTCAAGCCCGCGTGTTTACTGAAAGGGTGGGCGTGACCGGGATCATCCTCACCAAGCTCGACGGCACGGCCAAGGGCGGCATCGCTCTGGCCATCGTGCGCGAATTGGGCTTGCCCATCCAGTATGTGGGAACGGGCGAAACCTTGGAGGATCTGCTTCCTTTCCATCCCAAAGATTTTATCGAGTCGCTCTTTGCCTGA